Genomic segment of uncultured Desulfobacter sp.:
CCGGCCCAGATGGTTTTGGATGTTGTCAGGCCGGTGGCAGGGTTTTTAATCTCCAGGCGATAGCCGCCCCATTCCACAGGGACATTTATCTGGGCCTTGCCCTGGTCGGAAATATCAAGATCAAACCGGTCCACGGGATAGAACTGGCTGTTGTAGCCCCAATTCCATTCGTTATTTTTATATTCCCAGTAATACTCCCGGTGTTCGCGGATGACTGTGACCTTCAACCCCTTGACCGCCTTCAGGTTCCCCTGGGTGTCGGCCAGGATCACTTCAAATTTTGCCGTGTCATTGTTGGGAACCTGATCGGGGTCATCTTCAGTACCGGACATGTTTCGAATGCCCACAAGGGTCCTGGCAGGCCACACCTGCCAGGACGCATTTCTGACCACCGGGCGATCCCCGGCGTCGTAGAGGCTGACATTGGCGGTGACCCAGTGGGGGGAGGTGACTTCTTTCCACTGATTTTCTACTGCAATAACGCCTTTTCCCGTTTCATCCAGGCGGATGTCGTCACTGGTGTATGTGGTGTTGACAATATCTGTGATGTCACCGAATTCAAAACCGGGTAATGTTTTTTTGAACAGATCCCGTGCCTGTTTCACGTGGATCACGGCATTGGCCCGGCTGCCGCTGGCAGGTGCACCGTAAAGAAAGTCTCCCTGGATGTGGATGGAAAGGTTTTCATCCGGGGATAAAATTTTGTCTTCGGTCTGGTCAATGACCAGCTTCATACGTTCGGGCAAGAACTCGGACACCAGAAAAGGATAGTCTTCAAATCTGTTCTCTGCATTGGAGAATGTCACCCGCCACTTTCCTGTGAGTGCATTGGCGGGCAACTGGAAACTGGTGTTGAAATGATTGCCTTTGGTTGGCTTCCAGGTAAACTCCCGGATGGTTTTCCCGTCGGGCTGAACCACCTCTGCGGCCACTTTGATCGCCGGGGCCGGCCGGCCATCCTGGTTTTTTAAAATACCGTCAATGACAACAGTCTCGCCGGGACGGTAAATATCCCGGGGCCCGTAGACAAACAGCTCCAGGGGCCTGAACAGGGCGCGACCCACGGTAAATTCCGACAGGTCAAGGGCCGGGGTGTCCATGGCCATCAGGCTGATATGATTTTTTTTAGCAACAGAGACCAGTGCCAGTTTCTCAAAATGCCCTTTAATCTCGCACAGTCCCTCTTGGTTTGTTGCTTGCTCAAACAGGGCCTTTCCTTCTTTGTCAAATCCTTTGACAACTGCTTTGTCTATCGGGTCTGCCGATGACAGGCTCTGGATAAAAAACCGGATGGAAGTGTCGTACATCCTGGCATGGACGCCTAAATCGGAAATGGAGAACCAGGTCATGCGGTAGCCGTAGTTATAATGGCCCGCACCCCGGAGTACGGCAATGTAAATGCCGGGTGTTTTCAGTTCCCTGATGTGGGTGATGGGGATGTTGACCTGGGTGCGCAGATCTTTTTTTATGTCCAGATCCCAGCGGCCGGTGTAGACAAGATCGGCGATTTTGGCCAGATCATCGGATCGGTAATATCTCAGATATTTAGAATCCCAGAATTCATCCTTGAAGTCGGTCAGCTGATCGGGCCGTACCCTGAAAAAATCAATGTCCGCCTGTTTGATGTTCAGGCTGTCCACGGGCAGCCCTTTGGTCAGGTCCGCCGCCAGGATAAATCCCGTGGAACCGAATGCGATCATGGGTTGGGCCGACCGGGTGGTTACTTCGTATATGACTTTTCCGGCCAGGGGCTGCCCCTGGGCAGGCATCAGGCCTTTTTCCACATGGATGATATAGGCGGTGTCCGGTTCGATTTGGGTGAAATAGGCCACCTGGGTATCCTTGGCAAGTATCCAGGCGCCGTCCACCGGGGTGTCGTCTGCTTGTTCAAGAATACTGAAATATTTGTTTAAGTCCTGGGTGGTATCCAAAGGCAGAGAAAAGGTCACCGCCAGGGCGTTTTGACCGTCCACGGTCTGCTGGCCGGCAAACTGGGCTTCCAGCGCCGCGCTTTGGGCGATGCCCCGACCGGCAAAAAGAAGCAGGCATAACCATATTATGGGTAAAAAAAACAGTCGAAAATATTTCATTGTATTGTCCTTCCTCGGGTTTCCATGGAAATGATTATGCTTCCATTGCTGTTACGAAAACGCAATAAGTGTCTCGCTGTACAATAAAAATCAGGGCCGGGTTGTTACTTTGCCGCTGACGAAAATTGGCTTTAATTTACATCTGGGAGCGGTCTGTGGCAATACCCGTTTTTAATTATCGCTTTTCGGGCGTACTTCTTTTATTGCGTTATCATATGGGCTATGCAATTATTGAAAAAAATCTTAGACAGCACGAAACAGTTCTAATTTTATAAGAACAATGCAACGATCCGTACGGCGAAATATTTGCGGTGGGATGATGTGATGATCCCTAAATAATAATTAGATCTATTGTCATTGTAAATTATAGGAGGCGTAGATGAATCGACTTTCCATTAAAGCAAGAATGTTCCTCATTATTGGTGCGATCCTGGTGCTGTTTGCGGTAATGATCTGGTTTGCCGTATCAGGAAGCAACACGGTAAAGCTGCTGGCGATACAAAAAACCGATGACGTGATGTTCAAAGATCAACAAAACAAACTTCAGGTGGCCACACACAGCGTTGCCTTAGCCCTCGGCCACGCAATAGAAAATATTGTGGACAAAGACGAGCAGATAAACGTATTTCGACGTCATATTAAGGATATTCGTTTTGAAGAAGATAACTCCGGTTATTTTATGATTTATCAGGGCACAACTATGGTCGCACATCCCATAAAAGAGGAACTCAACGGAAAGGATTTAGAATCCCTGAAAGATAAAAACAATACTCTTTTTGTGAAAAAAATGGCCGAACAGGCAAAAGCCGGCGGCGGTTTTGTCGAATATGTATGGGAGAAACCAGGCGCCGGCGATACGTTGAAATTGAGCTATACGGAAATGATTCCCGGCACGGATTACTGGATTGGAACCGGCGTATACCTTGACAACATTGATGCATACGAGGCGGAAATGACACAGGAAATAAACGCCAGAGTGACATCTTCTACGATTAAGATGGTCGTGTTTGCCGGCATCATTTTTATTTGTATCATCTCTTTGTGTTTAATCATTGTATTCGGCATTGCTCGCGGACTTGGGCTGATTATCTGCAGTGTAAAAGATATTGCTGAAGGCGAAGGTGATTTAACCAAACGGGTTGAAATAAGCAGTCAGGATGAACTCGGCGAGCTTGCAAAGTGGCTTAATGTGTTTCTTGAAAAGCTCCAGGGCATCATCAAAAGACTGGCCAATAACTCCGATCAAGTTGGGGATGCATCCAACGCATTGGCTTCCATTGCCACCCAGATGTCGGCCAACGCAGCCGATACACACCATCGTGCCGACCAGGTTGCGGCGGCATCCGAAGAGATGAGTACCAACATGAACTCTGTGGCGTCTGCAATGGAAGAGTCATCGAGCAATGCCGCTGTGGTGGCCTCTGCTGCCGAAGAGATGAATTCGACAATTAATGAAATTGCAGGTACCGCTGAATCTGCCCGGAATGTCTCCGAACGGGCCAGCGAAAAAGTGGCTGAAGCTTCGGGCAGTATGGGAGAATTAAGCCAGGCGGCCAAGGATATCAGCAACGTCACTGACACCATCAATGATATTTCCGACCAGATAAATCTGCTGGCCTTGAATGCGACGATAGAGGCGGCAAGGGCCGGCGATGCGGGTAAAGGCTTTGCCGTTGTTGCAAATGAAATAAAAGATCTGGCCGCCCAGACGGCCAAGGCAACGGCGGATATACAAGCCAAGGTTGACAACGTTCAAACAACCTCGGACGGTACCGGGAAAGTTATTTCGGAAATTACGGATGTCATCAATGATGTCAAGGAGATGGTTGTGACCATTGCCACGGCAGTCACACAGCAGTCCTCTGCCACCCAGGAAATCGCCGGAAATGTTGAACAATTGTCCCTGGGCATCCAGGAAGTCAATGAAAATGTCAGTCAAAGTACCCAGGTGGCCGGTGAAATGGCCCAGGATATCACAGAGGTCAGTAAATCTTCCGAGCACATCGCTTCGGGCAGTTCCAGAGTCGAATCAAGTGCGGCTGATTTGAAAAAAATGGCAACAGAATTAAAACAGATTGTAGACACCTTTATCGTTTGACCCCAAACAGGAGATGTGCTTCACTTCCGCGGCACATATCATCCGGTGAATTCAACGGTTTCGTTCATGGTGTCGTTCGGCAGGTTTTTTCGTTACCGGTCAAGGAAGAGAGACGGTTTTGGTGGAAAGAATCGTTCCTTTTTGGTTTTCATTGTCTTTGAGAACGATTTTTAAATTTCTGCCTGAAAATTTGAAATCATTTGGCAGCGATAAAGGCATTTTGACCCTGCGTAAGTCATTGGGATAATATACGGCGGCACCGGAAATCATACCCACTTTTTTTTCTTTTTGTCCATCTTCGGAAACAAGGTAAGTATCTACATTAACGGATACCGAGCGATTGCCTGTTCGGGTCAGGTCAAGATTGACAAACGGCTTTGGGGTGTTGACGATTTCAACCCCGGAAACCTCCACCGATGCATCCAGTTCGCCGTAACGGATAAATACGGGCAGGGTCACCCCGATGAGCAGATCAATATCAAAATTGGTTGTATTCTGGTTGTTTGCAGCGGCTTCTGCCTTGTTCTGTGACGGTGGCAACGTAATGGGAGAAAGACTTAAATGCATCCGGTATTCTCCGTCCGGGATGCCTGCGGGGCGTCTTGCCATCAGGCGAATGGTCTGGGCCTTGCCCGGTTCGAGAACTGTTCGGCGCGGCGAATAGCGCAGTATATTTTTCAGCTCTTCCTGGGCCGGGGTTGGATTCTCCACTTTTTTGAGCCGGCCCTGGGCATCCATATCCATGTAGATCAGGTCGATCCGAAACTGCAGGGGCTGGTCCCCCGGATTTACCATGGTGATACTGGCCGTGCGGTTTCTACCCTCCAGAAGAACCCGTTGGGGTGAGACCAGAATTCCCCTGGTACGGGCCTGGATGGTGTCGGGAAGACTTATCGCCCCCAGGATTCCTAGGGTCAAGAAACAGGCAATACTTAAATGATATCGCAAGAAAATTTTCATGTTAAAAGCGCTTTCATAGGATTAAGAGGGTTTGTATTAAAGTATCAAACTTTTGTTGAATGACGTTTCATGGTCGTTATTCAAAAACAACCATGATGACGGCGCTGCCGCTGTAAGCTCCTCCGGCCTGTCCCCTTTGAACATTCAGTCGACCGCCGACATTCAAATCCAGGACACCGCCGGGGCTTGATCCCCCGGTTTCCGAGAGGATGGAAAAATGATCCACAACCATACTGTTTCCGCCCTGGGTCAAGTTTGTGCCGGCAGGAAATACCAGGGTACAGGAAAACGGCAGACCTGAACTGATACGGATGATGCCGCTGTTGCCCGGGCTGGAAAGCACGGAAGCGCCGGCGCTTGTCTTTATGGTTCCCGCAGGCCCGAATCGGGCGTCAATTTCAAAGGTCTCATTGCGGCTTGGGTCAGCAATGATGCTGCCAAAGGACAGGGCTCGGATACTGTCCACAGTAAGTGCAAACACGCGGCAACAGGGCAGTCCGAATAGAACCAGGGCCGCCCATATCAGGACAAGACTGTTTTTATGCCGCTTCTCCATCAAATTCTACCTCGAATCAGGGCCATTCACAATAGATCTGTTATTGGTAATTGACGGCAATGGTTCCGGTGTTTGTGTAGGTTCCTGCTGTCTGGGTTGCACCTATGGAGAGTCGGCCGCCGACATTGATCGTTCCGCTTCCTGACCCGTCAAGCGTTAGGGGCGTCGGTGTTGAATAGGTTGAAATTTGGTCCACTGTCATGGTGGCAGTGCCACCGTCGCTGAGAACGATTGACGCAGGATAGGTGATGTCCACAATGGCGCTGGGAACGGTGGAGGTCACAGTGATTGTTCCGCTGGAACCTGCGACAGTTATCGTCGTGAGGGACGCAGTGGTGGGCACGGCAACCGCAGCACTTGCAGAGGCATCAATAATTACGGTATCCACACCCGCAGTAACGATAGTTCCGAAATTAACGGTTGCATTGGTCACCGTAAGGGCCGCCTGCTGGATAACGGCATTGACCGTAACGGTTGAATTCACAGCCCCCGCGCTGCCCGGCATGGACACCAAAAGGGCTGCTAACAGCAGTATACATCTGCGAAACATTTTTTTTATCATCCCGATTTCCTTTCTTCATTACTCTTTTAGCCGATTTCTCGATAAAGATATTATTTCTTTTCGGCAATTTAAAAAGATCCCTTAAATTTTTCCTGTCTTCTGGATCGATTAAAAAGATCGCTTATAGGGGGATCGCCCGCGCATACTGCTGATTTTGAGTCAGTACATTTTGCAGGTCACTTGCAGCCTGAAGGTTTTCGAACCGACCCACCATGACCCTGTACCAGGTGCCCTTTTGGGCCCCTAAGTCAACCCTGCGGATATACCGGGCCTCATCACCCAACAGGTCGCCGAATTTTTTGTTGATTTCGCTAAGGGCTTTTTGCGCCCTTTCCGGCTGTCTGAAAGATGCCAGGTGGATACCGATGTCATCCTTTTTCTCAATGGGAATCATCCGGGTATAAGGTTCTTGCATTTTTATCTTCCTTGCAAGGGATACCGCGTCATTATTGCTTGAGAAACGACCTGCCACAACCCGTTGCCACACCCCTTTTTTCGATCCGAGATCAACTTTCCTGATGGAGAATGGCAGGTCTTTAAGCAGTGACGGATACTGGGCCTTTAATTCTTCGATACTTAAATTCGCCTTTTTCGTGGTCCGGAACGAGGTTAGATGAACGCCTGCGTCCCCGTTCTGATCCAAGGCGACTACTTTACAATAGGGCGCTTTCATCCGAATACGGTTTTCAAGGGTTTCTGCTTTACTGCGGTCTCCGGAATCGCTGACCACCACCCTGTACCATTGGCCTTTTTCAGGTCCCAGATCTTGTTTTTGAATCGTAAAATCACAGTCTCTCAATAGGTCTGGGTATTGTTTTTTCAAAAAGGATATGCCGGCCACTGCCTTTTCAGCAGTCCGATAGGATGTTAGGTGGATGCCGTAATGCTGTTCGGCCTTCGGCCGGTCTGCCGATTCGGGTACGGCATCTATCCGCTGCGGCGATTGGGTTGGGATGGTTTTCTGGACCACAGGTGGTGTTGCCATGGCGATTATGTCCGCATCTGTGTCCAGCCGGGACGGCTTTAAACTGGGTTGGGCTGGTTCAGGCATCGGAATATTTGCCGGCGTGGGCACCTGCTTCTCAACCGGGGCTTGGGCCACTACTTCAGGTGCCGTCAATTTTTTGTGCAGCACCAGATCACGACCGCTGACCACATCACCGTCGCTTCCAATCACAATTTTCCCCATCCCTTCTGCCTGGGCCTTAAATCGTGCTGTGTCATCCGGGTGGAGCCGAATCGAATATTTACCCGGGGGCACCTTCATAAACAGATAAAAACCGTCATGCTCTGACCGGGTTTCGTCTACCACCTCACCGTTCGCATCCACCAGTTGAATCCGGGTATTGGGCAGGGACGTCTTGTCGCCATCTTCCTTGGCAAGGCGGACCACCCCTTCTATCTCACTGGTCGCAATGACCGGGATCTCAACAAGTTCTGCATGGCCTGGCCTGGGAACTATGGAGTTGCCTTGTTGGGACGGTTCCCAGAACGGATCCTCAAGCGAGTCTTTCTCCACCACGACATCGGCGGGGGTGTATTTTTTCAAGCCGGTCAACAGCGCCACCCCGTCTTCATCAGTCTTTGCCTGGGTATACAATTGAGGGGCGCTTACCTTTGCCCCTTCGATGGGCTGGTCTCCCTCGTCGAAAACGGCATTATTGTTGCGGTCGTAGAACACCCTTGCCGACACCCTGCCGCTGTCTGCACTTTTTTCCGAGGTCATATACATTTTTTTGCTCCTGGGTTCCCTGCCGATGGAAGTGCTCACCGCCAGGCTGGCGACGAACTCTCCGTCTGATCCATAGCTCACCTGGGGAGAGAGGATGTAATTGCCGTTTTTCCAGTTGAATCTCACGCCGCCTGTCACTTTATCCTGCTGTTCAAGTTCTGCCTTAAAGAGCAGCTCCGTACTGAGTTCGTCCATGGGATTGAACTGGGAGGACAGTTCCAGACCCTCTATTTCTAATCTCGGGGCCAGTTCATAATCCAGGGCGCCGCGCACCCGCAGGTTTTTAAAATTGCCTGTGGCCCGGAATTGTCCTTCCAGTTCCGATGCCTCCCATGCCGGGGTGTCGTTCCATTCCAGCCGGTTGTTCAGATAGGTGCTGCCCATGTTTGCCCCAAGGTTCAACGATAACAGATTGTCGGAGGCTTGTTCCTTCAGGCTTCCCCGGTAGGAGAGGGTATACGGAATATCCGGATATTTTTCCCCGTTTTCCAGTACACCCGAAACAGAGATGTCGGTTCTTGATTTGGGGGGATCTGCTTCGGAAATATTTTCGGCGATAAAATTATCGTAAAACTGCTGGCTGATCCGAAAATCCACAGGTCCTGCCTTGGTCTGGGTGCCGGTCTGGAGAAAAAGCTGGGCTGCATCGCCCCCCTGGGTGTCATGAACATAGTCTGCCCCTGTAAACACACCGCCCATGGCGGATTTGATACCTGCATTGAGATAGTTATGGCGCTTATTGTTTATCTGCTGACTCTGGACGCCGCCGCTAAAAGAGAGCTGTTCGTTCACCCCGTATTCATACTGACCTACCATGCGCAATGAGTCCTGGTCCAGGGTTTCAAAGTCCGGATTGGGATCCACTATGGTGGAATCTTTGGCGGTGACCGAAAGGTGGTATTCTCCTTCTCCCTTGCGGAGCATTTCGCTACCCACATTAATACTTTTGGTCTGGGCGCGTTTTTGTCCCTGGGGGCCGTAAAAAATCAGTTCAAAATCATTTTTTCCATAAAACAGATCAACCGCTTTGAAGTCGTACCTGCCGTCAGCACCCACCCGCTGGGACCCCACCAGATTGAAGTTCCTGTATATTTCTACATCCCATCCCGGGGGAAGATCCCCCTCAAAACGTGTGGTGTCAAAATCCCGTGTGCGGTTGAGTGCCTGGTTGCCGATGGTGCCGCCGGTCTCATTTTGTCCCGAGGAGATAATGGGGAAGCTTGGCACCTGGACATCTCCGATCGCAACGTGGGTGGCGTTCATGGGGCCGAGAAGATTGCCTTCCGGGTCGCCTCGCTCCAGGGTGATCCGGCTGTTGTTCAGGCCGTTTTCATCATCGCCTGCAAAAAAGATGTCCGCGGACATTTTGCCGACATCCCCCCGGGCAAGCACACTGAATTCTCCTGAGAATCCGTTCTCACTGTCCATTGCCTTGCCGCTTTCATGTCCACCCTGGAGGGAAATATCCACCACTGGGAATTCCAGTAAATTGTAGTGGCTCTCTTTCCTGGGCAGGACAGTATCGTTTCCGCCCGTTTCCAGGACTTGCCCCCGGCGGTTTTCCCGCTCTGATCGGGACTGGAACGGAAGGGGCTCACGGGGATTGACTTTAATGGACTGGGAGTAGAATTCATAATTGAAATCCACAGGGAACCATTCTCCCAGAACTTGTGAGTCTACATAGATTTCTCCGTCAGCAGAGCCTGTTGCCCCTTTCGGAACTTTGACCTGTTTGCCGTCTATAACGGCCTCTCCTCGTGACAGATCAAGGGAGAATGGTCGGTCTTCGGAGATAAACCAGCCTTTTGCCGTTTTGGATTCTGCATCCACCTGGATATTAAAATCAATAATCCGGGCGATCTCTCCTAAGGGAATCAATACCCCGTTATTATCACCATAGGCTGTCATGCCGGAACTGAGCAGCGTATTTTTATACCGTGCATCCAGTATCAACAGGTTGTCCGGACTGATTGACGCATTGTCGGGCTCGTTTTTCAGCGGGGTGAGTTCGGTTGGATCTTCCGGTGGCGGGCTGCTGGCTGCGGGTGTAATATGGGGGTGCTGTAAGTTGGATGCTGACGTTTTGGGCGGCGTGGATAGTTGGCTGGTAAGTGCCGAACTTTCAAACAAGACAATATTATGATCGGCAAGTTTTTGGGTCAGTTCGTCAAACCGCGGCCAGTCAACCGCTTTGCCCTGTCCGGCATTTTCAAGTAATTCATGGCGCTGCAAAAGAATGTTCCCAAGGTGGAACGCAAGATCGTCATTTTTTTGACGAATTCGTGTCCACTTTTTATACTGTGCTGTTGGCTTGAGCAGTTCGTCTGCCTTTGCCAGTACAAACACACGGGAAAATGGATCGGAACGAGCCCCCTTTGAAGACACCACCGGGCTGGCTGTTTCGGCTGTTCCTATCCCTGAAATCGGCTCCATGCCATCTCCTGCATTCCATTTTAAAATGATTTTTGTTAACTACAAGAGCAAATTGAATGCCAAAAGAGGTTAAAAGTGAGGGGACTCTACTGAAACACGCAGATGGAAATGAAAAAATGATAATAAACAAAATGAACGCAAACTGCCTATTTACAGGGGAATCCGGAAAACAATATAATTTTGAATTGTATTCCAAAAGTGCGCCGCTTCCGGAAACCGGCGGGATATACATTCTGACTTACACGCATCCCCGCGGTCATTTGGCCGGAGTTCAAATCAATATCCTTGATATTGGAAAAACGCAGAATCTTAATCTTTTGGTTGCAGGGCTTTTGCCGTGTGAGCGTTTAAAAGATCAGTGCTGGAACTATAATTACATCCTTTGCATTGATGATCCCGAAAGCAGGGATGCGTGCTTGAAAGATTTGCTCAAACATAACTCTGCAAAAAAGGCACGCACCTGACTGGGCTGCCATTTTTCGTCACGGCGCCATTCTCTGTGTAGTTTGGCGAAAGCCAAACCTCTGTGCTCTCTGTGGTTTAAAAACCAAAATCCCGAAGGGATTGGATGTATTTTGCGGGCTTTGCCCGCGGTTTTTTTAAAACCACAGAGGACACAGAGAGCACAGAGTTCAAGTTCGTTGGAGATAATTATTCCCCGCATTCAAAATGTAACAGTAACTTGAATATAGATTGGTTCTATTTTTTAAATCCAACCAGACGGTTTGTGACATGAACCGGCGCTGCGATCTGATTTTCATTGATCATGATGCTTTCGGTCTGCTGCCATGCTCCCGTATCTATAATGCCGATTTTTGCCTCTTTGTCAGGTTTGATTAAAGGCCGGGTGGCAGCAAGCTGTTTTTGTCGGATGTCGTCTTGGGTGCCTTTATCCTTTGTTTTGATCTGGTCTAAAACCTGGGTTTCATTGGCTGGGTCCATGGCAAATTCCCATGCCGCCAGCAGCGCTGTCATAAATGTTTTTACCGTGTCCGGATGGTTTTTCATCATGGTGCCTGATGTTACAACCGAATTGGCCACAAAGGAGACGCCGTAATCTGCGGGGTTAAAGAATTTTATCTGTTCGTTTTCTGCGGCCAGCCGCTCTTCCAGAATCACCCCCTGGGAGTTGCGGTATACCGGCCAGACATCCACTTCTTTCTTTAAAAAAGGGGTAAAATCAAACCGGACGCTTGATATGCGCACATCTCTTGACGTGAGGCCTGCTTTGGCCAAAAGGGTGTTCATGATGGTCTCATCGTTCCCCCCAAAAGTGACTCCGATATGCCGCCCCTTTAAGTCGGAAAGCGTATTGATTTCGGCCTGATTCGACCGGTAAATCCACTGCATCGGGTTGACCTGGAAAATCTGGGCCAGAACCACCACGTCAGCACCCTTTTCAAGGGCCCGGATGACCTGGTCGGCTGAGGCCACCCCAAAATCTGCATATCCCAGTTCCAGTTCCTTGATGGCGTTTTTCCCGGCCCCGCCTTCATTCACGGACACATCTAACCCCGCTCGTTTAAAAAAGCCACCGGTATCGGCAATGATGTCGCCGGCCACAGAGGTATTGAACAGCCATTTTAAACGGTAATTGAGGGTGTCGCCTGCAAGGGCGGGGGCTGTTGTAAAAAATAGTATCATGCACAGGACCACGAAATTTGTCCGGATTAAGGTGCCGATTTTAATTGTTTGATTCATATCAGATCTCCTCCTTTGGGTGCAGACCATTTATTTTTCATCTGTTCGCCTAAAGTTTCCAGAATGCCCTGGTACACCGAAATGATAATGCCGATGGAAAACAGGGCCACAAGGATGCAAGCAAGATCACTCTGGTAAAGGGCGATGCGGATACTGTAGCCGATACCTTGATCCGCGGCAATAAATTCGGCCACAATGGTACCGGCCATGGCCAGGGTGGATGACCCTGCAATCACTGTGGTCAGCTTGTTTAAGTTTTCAAAGGCACGGATTTTGACTTCCAGCTGCCAGCGCATCCGGCCGGTGGCAATGTAAAAATGTTCAATGTCCTTGATGGGTGAAGCCATGATTCCCAACACTGACAGCAGCAAGGGAAAATAACAGATCATTGACGCAATGAGCAGGCGGGATAAAAATCCGTCCCCCAAAAGGATAAAAATGATCGGGGCCAGGGCCACGATGGGATAGGCCTGGATGTTGTATGCCATCACCTTGATAAACGAGCCGGCCCAGGAAGACTTGCGGCCCAGAATCCCAACAAAAAAGGCCATGATAATGGAGATCATCTGGCCCAGGACCGCCACCGAAAGGGTGTTGAGCACGTCAAGAAAATAGCCGTTGAGCACCCTGTGTGCCGTATCAAAGATCAGCGGAAAACCGGGAATGACATAATTGGACAGACCCGTTGCATATTTAACGGCCAAAAGCCCTGTAACACCGAGGCAATAGACAATCAAAAACTGGTAGATTCGTCTAAACAGCATTCATAATCTCCAGCATGGACCGGTCGATTGCTTTGGGGTCTGCCGTATATCCTGTTTCATAATCCTGGCCCTGAACCACGATGGCCCCCTTGCCTTTCCCGGGCCGGCTCAACACCAGGATGTCCTTGCAAAATCGCGCCACTTCCATGAGATTGTGGGAGATATAGAGAAACAGCTTTTCCGGAAATATTTCTTTCATAGCCAGCACAATGGTTTCCCGCAAGGCTTCATCCACATTGGCAAGGCTTTCATCCAGTATCAGCAGATCAAAATCCTGGATCAGGTATCGGATAAGGTTCATCCGGTTCTGCTGACCCATGGAGAGCTGGGAAAATCGTGACTTCAACAGGGTGCCGACCTTAAAAATGTTGATAAGTTCTTTCTTAAGACCCTCATTTTTTGAGGGGCATACCTTGTCCAGGTGGTTGCCTGTGCTGGACCAGCCGGGCAGACGCTCCTGGTTGTAAGAATATAAAATGGTGGAAATACCTTCATAAATCAGGGCATTTCCCCCGGGGCCGGTGCTGCCGCCTGCAAGAATTCTCGCAAAGGAGGTTTTGCCCACGCCGGACGGCCCGAAAACCGCATTAAATCCAGGTGCTGTCATGGAAAAATTAAGATTTTCAAGGACCGGTTTGTCCGCCTCCGGGTAGGTGAAGGTCAGGCCCCTGCACGCAAACTGCATGGCCTTCTCCAATGGGGGTATATGAGTATCACAATCGTCTTTGACTACCTTCATCTCTGGTTGTTGGGATTGCCTGGGAATCAATATACCAGGTCGACCCACGGCTGTCATGTATACTGGCTAATGCATACCGGGTCTGGTACGAAAAATCAACTTTAAAGGGGGGGTGGCAAGGCTGAAGTTTTGAATAGTCCGGCTGTCATCAGC
This window contains:
- a CDS encoding ABC transporter substrate-binding protein: MNQTIKIGTLIRTNFVVLCMILFFTTAPALAGDTLNYRLKWLFNTSVAGDIIADTGGFFKRAGLDVSVNEGGAGKNAIKELELGYADFGVASADQVIRALEKGADVVVLAQIFQVNPMQWIYRSNQAEINTLSDLKGRHIGVTFGGNDETIMNTLLAKAGLTSRDVRISSVRFDFTPFLKKEVDVWPVYRNSQGVILEERLAAENEQIKFFNPADYGVSFVANSVVTSGTMMKNHPDTVKTFMTALLAAWEFAMDPANETQVLDQIKTKDKGTQDDIRQKQLAATRPLIKPDKEAKIGIIDTGAWQQTESIMINENQIAAPVHVTNRLVGFKK
- a CDS encoding SPOR domain-containing protein, whose product is MEPISGIGTAETASPVVSSKGARSDPFSRVFVLAKADELLKPTAQYKKWTRIRQKNDDLAFHLGNILLQRHELLENAGQGKAVDWPRFDELTQKLADHNIVLFESSALTSQLSTPPKTSASNLQHPHITPAASSPPPEDPTELTPLKNEPDNASISPDNLLILDARYKNTLLSSGMTAYGDNNGVLIPLGEIARIIDFNIQVDAESKTAKGWFISEDRPFSLDLSRGEAVIDGKQVKVPKGATGSADGEIYVDSQVLGEWFPVDFNYEFYSQSIKVNPREPLPFQSRSERENRRGQVLETGGNDTVLPRKESHYNLLEFPVVDISLQGGHESGKAMDSENGFSGEFSVLARGDVGKMSADIFFAGDDENGLNNSRITLERGDPEGNLLGPMNATHVAIGDVQVPSFPIISSGQNETGGTIGNQALNRTRDFDTTRFEGDLPPGWDVEIYRNFNLVGSQRVGADGRYDFKAVDLFYGKNDFELIFYGPQGQKRAQTKSINVGSEMLRKGEGEYHLSVTAKDSTIVDPNPDFETLDQDSLRMVGQYEYGVNEQLSFSGGVQSQQINNKRHNYLNAGIKSAMGGVFTGADYVHDTQGGDAAQLFLQTGTQTKAGPVDFRISQQFYDNFIAENISEADPPKSRTDISVSGVLENGEKYPDIPYTLSYRGSLKEQASDNLLSLNLGANMGSTYLNNRLEWNDTPAWEASELEGQFRATGNFKNLRVRGALDYELAPRLEIEGLELSSQFNPMDELSTELLFKAELEQQDKVTGGVRFNWKNGNYILSPQVSYGSDGEFVASLAVSTSIGREPRSKKMYMTSEKSADSGRVSARVFYDRNNNAVFDEGDQPIEGAKVSAPQLYTQAKTDEDGVALLTGLKKYTPADVVVEKDSLEDPFWEPSQQGNSIVPRPGHAELVEIPVIATSEIEGVVRLAKEDGDKTSLPNTRIQLVDANGEVVDETRSEHDGFYLFMKVPPGKYSIRLHPDDTARFKAQAEGMGKIVIGSDGDVVSGRDLVLHKKLTAPEVVAQAPVEKQVPTPANIPMPEPAQPSLKPSRLDTDADIIAMATPPVVQKTIPTQSPQRIDAVPESADRPKAEQHYGIHLTSYRTAEKAVAGISFLKKQYPDLLRDCDFTIQKQDLGPEKGQWYRVVVSDSGDRSKAETLENRIRMKAPYCKVVALDQNGDAGVHLTSFRTTKKANLSIEELKAQYPSLLKDLPFSIRKVDLGSKKGVWQRVVAGRFSSNNDAVSLARKIKMQEPYTRMIPIEKKDDIGIHLASFRQPERAQKALSEINKKFGDLLGDEARYIRRVDLGAQKGTWYRVMVGRFENLQAASDLQNVLTQNQQYARAIPL
- a CDS encoding ABC transporter permease subunit, with amino-acid sequence MLFRRIYQFLIVYCLGVTGLLAVKYATGLSNYVIPGFPLIFDTAHRVLNGYFLDVLNTLSVAVLGQMISIIMAFFVGILGRKSSWAGSFIKVMAYNIQAYPIVALAPIIFILLGDGFLSRLLIASMICYFPLLLSVLGIMASPIKDIEHFYIATGRMRWQLEVKIRAFENLNKLTTVIAGSSTLAMAGTIVAEFIAADQGIGYSIRIALYQSDLACILVALFSIGIIISVYQGILETLGEQMKNKWSAPKGGDLI
- a CDS encoding ATP-binding cassette domain-containing protein; this encodes MQFACRGLTFTYPEADKPVLENLNFSMTAPGFNAVFGPSGVGKTSFARILAGGSTGPGGNALIYEGISTILYSYNQERLPGWSSTGNHLDKVCPSKNEGLKKELINIFKVGTLLKSRFSQLSMGQQNRMNLIRYLIQDFDLLILDESLANVDEALRETIVLAMKEIFPEKLFLYISHNLMEVARFCKDILVLSRPGKGKGAIVVQGQDYETGYTADPKAIDRSMLEIMNAV